The Parvibaculaceae bacterium PLY_AMNH_Bact1 genome window below encodes:
- a CDS encoding FAD-dependent oxidoreductase (Derived by automated computational analysis using gene prediction method: Protein Homology. GO_function: GO:0016491 - oxidoreductase activity [Evidence IEA]): MPYEAHLPKTRKKIAIIGSGIAGMSAAWLLNKDNDITVFEAGDHIGGHSNTVDAGEGEKPLPVDTGFIVYNEQNYPNLVALFDHLNVPTKPSDMSFAASIDKGRFEYSGTGLNGLLAQRSNLVSPRFWAMMSDIVRFYKTAPTLDGAASSADISLGDYLRENNYSDAFIRDHILPMGAAIWSTTVNDMLDYPLATFVRFFESHGLLKFKDRPKWRTVDGGSREYVKRLTASYQDKIRHEGVVAVTRTLDGVEVKTAAGGQHLFDDVVLATHADDALTLLSNPSQGEQRLLGAFDYTDNDTYLHTDERLMPKRRRAWSSWNYIDDGAADAGKQLTLSYWMNRLQSIDENHPLFVTLNPHVAPREETIIRKFSYQHPLFNRAAIAAQKELWQLQGRDRVWYCGSYFGYGFHEDALEAGLAVAEQLSGTLRPWNVASNSSRVNTEVVLPLAAD, from the coding sequence TTGCCCTACGAAGCGCATCTCCCCAAAACACGAAAAAAAATCGCCATAATCGGGTCTGGAATTGCGGGCATGTCCGCGGCTTGGTTGTTGAACAAGGACAATGACATCACAGTATTTGAGGCCGGTGACCATATTGGAGGACACTCAAATACGGTTGATGCGGGTGAGGGTGAAAAACCACTCCCGGTCGACACCGGCTTCATCGTCTACAACGAGCAGAACTATCCAAACTTGGTGGCGCTATTTGACCATTTGAATGTACCAACCAAGCCGTCGGACATGTCGTTTGCGGCCTCAATTGACAAAGGTCGTTTTGAATATAGCGGCACTGGGTTGAATGGCCTGCTCGCGCAGCGCAGCAATCTGGTAAGCCCCCGTTTTTGGGCCATGATGTCCGATATTGTCCGCTTCTATAAGACAGCACCGACCCTCGATGGCGCAGCGTCCTCTGCCGATATCTCGCTGGGTGACTATTTGCGCGAGAACAATTATTCAGACGCGTTCATTCGCGATCACATCTTGCCCATGGGGGCGGCGATCTGGTCGACGACCGTCAATGATATGCTGGACTATCCTCTGGCGACTTTTGTGCGGTTCTTTGAGAGCCATGGACTTCTCAAATTCAAAGATCGCCCCAAATGGCGCACGGTCGATGGTGGCAGCCGAGAATATGTGAAACGACTGACAGCTTCCTATCAAGATAAAATCAGGCATGAAGGTGTGGTCGCTGTCACCCGGACACTCGATGGTGTTGAGGTGAAGACAGCAGCAGGTGGGCAACACTTGTTTGATGATGTTGTCTTGGCCACCCACGCCGATGATGCATTGACGCTCCTATCAAATCCCAGCCAGGGCGAACAGCGGCTACTCGGCGCCTTTGACTACACAGACAATGATACTTACCTGCATACTGACGAGCGCCTCATGCCAAAGCGCCGTCGTGCCTGGTCAAGCTGGAACTACATTGATGACGGTGCGGCTGACGCAGGCAAGCAGCTAACGCTTTCATACTGGATGAATAGACTTCAGAGCATTGACGAAAACCACCCGCTCTTTGTTACGCTGAACCCTCACGTCGCGCCCCGTGAAGAGACTATCATTCGGAAATTTTCCTATCAGCATCCGCTCTTCAATCGTGCAGCTATCGCGGCGCAGAAGGAGCTGTGGCAGCTTCAGGGCCGCGACCGGGTATGGTATTGTGGTTCTTACTTTGGCTACGGGTTTCACGAGGATGCCTTGGAAGCGGGGCTGGCAGTGGCTGAGCAGCTTTCCGGCACGCTTCGCCCCTGGAATGTGGCGTCAAACAGCTCGCGCGTTAACACAGAGGTGGTGCTGCCATTGGCAGCTGACTGA
- a CDS encoding SDR family NAD(P)-dependent oxidoreductase (Derived by automated computational analysis using gene prediction method: Protein Homology.), whose amino-acid sequence MSNTPKTVWITGAGKGIGRALALKMAADGWAVAASARTSEDLDTLAQEVAASNVIGAIHSYPLDIVDIEGNENVLTQIERDLGPLSLAVLNAGTHQAMSASEFSVNTVRHLVETNLMGTVNGLGALLPVFRGRKSGRIAVVSSVAGYRGLPTSAAYGATKAALINMVEAMKPELDKEGVSLSLINPGFVETPLTDKNEFPMPFLVTAEEAASTIYQGLNAGKFEIVFPRRFAFLMKLLRILPNRLLFSVTSRMITA is encoded by the coding sequence ATGAGCAACACTCCCAAAACCGTTTGGATTACAGGCGCTGGCAAGGGCATTGGACGCGCGCTCGCGCTTAAAATGGCCGCCGATGGCTGGGCCGTCGCGGCAAGTGCCCGCACGTCAGAGGATCTGGACACGCTTGCCCAGGAGGTCGCCGCCAGCAATGTGATAGGCGCGATCCATTCCTATCCACTGGATATTGTCGATATTGAAGGCAATGAAAATGTCCTTACCCAAATCGAACGAGATCTGGGGCCCCTTAGCCTCGCCGTTCTAAATGCTGGTACACATCAGGCCATGTCGGCTTCGGAGTTCTCCGTCAATACAGTGCGTCACCTGGTTGAAACGAATCTGATGGGAACTGTGAATGGTCTCGGCGCTCTTCTACCGGTCTTCCGAGGTCGAAAGAGCGGACGGATCGCGGTCGTGTCCTCTGTTGCCGGCTACCGGGGACTGCCCACATCGGCTGCCTATGGGGCCACAAAGGCCGCGCTCATCAATATGGTTGAGGCCATGAAGCCGGAACTCGATAAGGAAGGTGTTTCCCTTTCCCTCATCAATCCGGGCTTTGTTGAGACACCCCTTACCGACAAAAACGAATTCCCGATGCCGTTTCTTGTCACCGCAGAAGAAGCGGCCAGCACAATCTACCAGGGCCTAAATGCGGGAAAATTTGAGATCGTCTTCCCCCGGCGTTTTGCCTTTCTGATGAAGCTTCTGCGCATCCTGCCGAACCGCCTTCTCTTTTCAGTAACTTCACGGATGATCACAGCATGA
- a CDS encoding sigma-70 family RNA polymerase sigma factor (Derived by automated computational analysis using gene prediction method: Protein Homology.), whose amino-acid sequence MADALLEEYDIDDHAACLRAVGAHQDKKAFQSLFSYFGPRVKAYVMRLGCQAGQAEELTQETMIKVWRKASQFDASKSAPSTWIFRIARNQRIDAFRRENRPELDPNDPSLIPEPEEAADSVIEQKQSEMQLLEAMKHLSEDQKAILKLSFFDDMSHGRIAEHLNIPLGTVKSRLRLALGKLRSTLDDSRLPPTDGRRV is encoded by the coding sequence ATGGCCGATGCGCTATTGGAAGAGTATGACATTGACGACCATGCGGCGTGCCTGCGGGCGGTAGGCGCGCATCAGGACAAAAAAGCCTTCCAGTCCCTGTTCTCCTATTTCGGTCCGCGTGTGAAGGCATATGTCATGCGCCTTGGATGCCAGGCAGGACAGGCTGAAGAGCTCACACAGGAAACAATGATCAAGGTGTGGCGGAAAGCCAGCCAGTTCGATGCCTCCAAGTCCGCGCCATCGACCTGGATCTTCCGAATTGCCCGTAATCAGCGCATTGACGCTTTTCGGCGTGAAAACCGCCCTGAGCTGGACCCGAATGACCCGAGCCTGATCCCTGAACCGGAAGAAGCGGCAGATAGTGTGATCGAGCAGAAACAATCAGAGATGCAGCTTCTTGAAGCCATGAAACATCTCTCTGAAGACCAAAAAGCGATCCTGAAACTATCGTTCTTTGACGACATGTCTCATGGGCGCATTGCCGAGCATCTGAATATCCCGCTCGGTACCGTGAAATCGAGGCTGAGACTTGCCCTGGGTAAACTCCGCTCCACTTTAGATGATAGTAGATTACCTCCTACCGACGGACGACGCGTATGA
- a CDS encoding DUF1365 domain-containing protein (Derived by automated computational analysis using gene prediction method: Protein Homology.) has protein sequence MFSSLYKGFVDHARRRPARHTLRYRVFSLLLDLDELDEINRTSRVFGINRWALLSFWEKDHGAGEDSNLKAWVAEHVTKAGFSATGMRVRVLCYPRILGYVFNPLTVYYCYDPNGVLMVTLHEVHNTFDEKHTYVLPAPVDKRGRVRQEIEKRMYVSPFTEMEGHYQFDLCPPDEHVRVFIGLSDAEGPLLSASFEGEREPWSDRALLLTFLQYPLMTLKVTVGIHYEALKLWWKKVPIIRHEPAKERITATHTSIKIGSEAAD, from the coding sequence ATGTTCTCAAGCCTTTACAAAGGATTTGTTGATCACGCCAGGCGCCGCCCAGCGCGGCACACCTTGCGCTATCGGGTCTTCTCACTTCTGCTCGATCTGGATGAGCTTGATGAGATCAATCGGACCAGTCGCGTCTTTGGTATCAACCGCTGGGCACTCTTGTCCTTCTGGGAAAAGGATCATGGAGCCGGAGAAGACAGCAACTTGAAAGCCTGGGTGGCAGAACATGTCACCAAAGCAGGTTTCAGTGCGACAGGCATGCGTGTCCGCGTACTCTGTTATCCGCGCATCCTCGGCTACGTCTTCAACCCGTTGACGGTCTACTATTGCTATGACCCAAACGGCGTGTTGATGGTGACCCTGCACGAGGTGCACAACACGTTTGATGAGAAACACACATATGTCCTGCCTGCGCCTGTCGATAAACGTGGCCGGGTTCGCCAGGAGATTGAGAAACGCATGTATGTCTCCCCCTTCACAGAGATGGAAGGGCATTACCAGTTTGATCTCTGTCCACCCGACGAACATGTTCGGGTCTTTATCGGTTTGAGTGATGCGGAAGGACCGCTGCTGTCAGCGTCATTTGAAGGCGAGCGCGAACCTTGGAGCGACAGGGCGCTGCTTCTCACATTCCTGCAATACCCCCTGATGACGCTTAAAGTCACCGTGGGCATCCACTATGAGGCGTTGAAGCTGTGGTGGAAAAAGGTACCGATCATTCGCCATGAGCCGGCGAAGGAACGCATCACTGCGACACACACATCGATCAAGATCGGGTCAGAAGCAGCGGACTGA
- a CDS encoding ChrR family anti-sigma-E factor (Derived by automated computational analysis using gene prediction method: Protein Homology. GO_process: GO:0045892 - negative regulation of DNA-templated transcription [Evidence IEA]) encodes MTIRHHIADEILVSYASGSLPEAWSLLVATHLALCPACRKAAAHVEELGGALLDDLAPVDLSDDAFDKLMNKLESTEPEEAPVAAKKQAAEIPSVLPEPLKSYVGGDLHALNWKRLGKGAYHIPIAIRNGEGKARLLKVPAGQPVPAHGHRGEELTLVLTGSFTTHQGEFLRGDVEAADDDIEHMPVAGPGEDCICLAITDAPLRFKSLGARLAQPFIGI; translated from the coding sequence ATGACTATTCGCCACCACATTGCAGACGAAATCCTTGTCTCCTACGCCTCTGGCAGCCTGCCGGAAGCCTGGAGCCTGTTGGTCGCAACCCACCTGGCCCTTTGCCCTGCCTGCCGGAAGGCGGCGGCGCATGTGGAAGAGCTCGGCGGCGCGCTATTGGATGATCTGGCGCCTGTCGATTTGAGCGACGATGCCTTTGACAAGCTGATGAACAAACTTGAATCTACAGAGCCCGAAGAAGCACCCGTCGCCGCAAAGAAGCAGGCAGCTGAAATTCCCTCCGTCTTACCTGAACCCCTTAAGTCTTATGTCGGAGGGGACCTTCATGCGTTGAACTGGAAGCGGCTCGGCAAAGGCGCGTATCATATCCCTATCGCCATTCGGAATGGTGAGGGCAAGGCCCGTCTGTTGAAAGTACCTGCAGGCCAGCCTGTTCCAGCCCATGGACATAGAGGGGAAGAACTCACCCTCGTTCTGACAGGCTCCTTCACGACACATCAGGGCGAGTTCCTGCGCGGTGACGTTGAAGCCGCAGATGATGATATTGAGCACATGCCCGTCGCCGGGCCTGGCGAAGATTGCATCTGTCTCGCCATCACAGATGCACCACTCAGATTTAAGAGCCTTGGTGCACGCCTCGCACAACCGTTTATCGGAATTTAG
- a CDS encoding nuclear transport factor 2 family protein (Derived by automated computational analysis using gene prediction method: Protein Homology.) has translation MTTPLEKYARFMGSLSRESLETLPDYVMPDVHFRDPFNDVTGADKMAEIFVHMFDTVGDVRFEILHSAISSAPSGDTGMLYWRLHSTLRKKPWSFEGMSRVQFNANGQVVSHFDHWDAAREFYEHFPVIGWALSSIRNKIALAA, from the coding sequence ATGACCACCCCCCTTGAAAAATATGCCCGCTTTATGGGATCGCTTAGCAGGGAGAGCCTTGAAACTCTGCCCGACTATGTGATGCCCGACGTCCACTTTCGCGATCCTTTCAACGACGTAACCGGCGCCGACAAGATGGCTGAGATTTTCGTCCACATGTTCGACACAGTCGGTGATGTGCGTTTCGAGATCCTCCATAGCGCCATCTCAAGCGCACCCTCAGGCGACACCGGCATGCTCTACTGGCGTTTGCATTCAACCCTGCGCAAAAAGCCATGGTCTTTTGAAGGCATGAGCCGGGTGCAGTTTAACGCCAATGGTCAGGTGGTCTCACATTTCGATCACTGGGATGCGGCGCGGGAGTTCTATGAGCATTTCCCGGTCATCGGATGGGCCCTGTCGTCGATCCGCAACAAGATTGCTCTTGCTGCTTGA
- a CDS encoding hypothetical protein (Derived by automated computational analysis using gene prediction method: GeneMarkS-2+.), which yields MQMFTKKKIEVVVEAIYAPRVVEAAKNAGAKGYTVLPNLQGSGTHGDRRGSGLSGAFENVMVICVVDASIAGAVMTAINEAIGDAIGVLYASDVEVLRDEHF from the coding sequence ATGCAGATGTTCACCAAAAAGAAAATTGAAGTGGTCGTCGAAGCGATCTACGCGCCCCGTGTGGTGGAAGCAGCCAAGAATGCAGGCGCCAAGGGCTATACCGTCCTCCCCAACCTTCAGGGGAGTGGCACCCATGGCGACCGGCGCGGCAGCGGGCTGAGCGGCGCCTTTGAGAATGTCATGGTGATCTGCGTGGTCGACGCATCCATCGCTGGGGCCGTCATGACAGCGATCAACGAAGCCATTGGCGATGCCATTGGCGTTCTTTACGCATCAGACGTGGAAGTGCTCCGGGACGAACACTTCTAA
- a CDS encoding sodium-dependent bicarbonate transport family permease (Derived by automated computational analysis using gene prediction method: Protein Homology.): MADVLAVATSNLISPAIMAFLLGGLAGFLRSDLEIPEAIAKGLSIYLMLAIGLKGGASLASSDAGMSILPGLIAAVLLSFLIPYIAFFLLRVTTKFTRIDAAAVSAHYGSVSIVTFVTATQFLTSLDITYEAYIVAMVALMETPAIVSGLLLARKKDAESGTKTPLFQGEMLREILFNGSIMLLLGGFVIGWATGEQGLETVAPFFVDPFQGVLCLFLLDMGLVAAHRLRTASSLSPSAIAFGLYMPIIGAVLGGATGYAVGLSAGGATLLAVLAASASYIAVPAAIRLALPKADPGIFIPLSLGVTFPFNVLVGIPLYAAVIATLYS; the protein is encoded by the coding sequence ATGGCTGATGTACTCGCGGTGGCGACCAGCAACCTGATCTCTCCAGCCATTATGGCTTTCCTGCTCGGCGGCCTCGCGGGGTTCCTGCGAAGCGATCTGGAGATACCCGAGGCAATCGCCAAAGGTCTCTCGATCTACCTCATGCTGGCCATTGGTCTCAAAGGAGGCGCCAGCCTGGCGTCTTCAGACGCAGGCATGTCGATCCTTCCCGGATTGATCGCCGCAGTCCTTCTCAGTTTCCTGATCCCATACATCGCCTTCTTCCTGCTGCGCGTTACCACAAAATTCACCCGCATCGACGCCGCGGCCGTCTCTGCCCACTATGGCTCGGTCAGTATTGTAACCTTTGTCACAGCAACGCAGTTTCTCACCAGCCTCGACATTACCTATGAGGCCTACATTGTTGCCATGGTGGCTTTGATGGAGACTCCGGCAATCGTGTCTGGTCTCCTGCTCGCCCGCAAAAAGGACGCCGAAAGCGGAACAAAAACCCCACTTTTTCAAGGCGAGATGCTGCGGGAAATTTTATTCAATGGCTCAATCATGTTGTTGCTCGGCGGCTTTGTCATCGGCTGGGCGACAGGTGAACAAGGGCTGGAGACGGTTGCGCCCTTCTTTGTCGACCCTTTCCAGGGTGTGCTCTGTCTCTTCCTGCTGGATATGGGCCTTGTGGCAGCACACCGCCTGCGCACAGCCTCCTCGCTCAGCCCCTCCGCAATTGCATTCGGGCTTTATATGCCGATCATCGGTGCCGTGCTTGGTGGGGCGACCGGATACGCAGTTGGTCTGTCAGCAGGCGGCGCCACATTGCTTGCCGTCCTGGCAGCAAGTGCCTCCTATATTGCGGTGCCTGCCGCCATCAGACTTGCCTTACCCAAAGCCGATCCGGGTATATTCATCCCCCTCTCGCTAGGGGTTACCTTTCCCTTCAACGTGCTGGTCGGCATTCCGCTCTACGCGGCGGTAATAGCCACCCTTTACAGCTAA